The segment ttcaattatttatatttataaatgacaggcaatatttcaaagagatattacgTTCAATTATAGGCATTGAACTCAAATTTCTGAGATAAATTGAAAGTCCCAAGATTGTGTACTTTAGTTTTCTCTacctgacttaatttggcccaatATTGTCGtagaaatatagtttattaatttccCCATTCTATGAATATGGTGgttaattttggctactttaagtacaattagcAATGCCATAAAAGgattagaatcattttttcgttgaaatgaactataattagttggaaaatttatttgatgttcaatttttgagaaaaattattccaacttccttttgggttgacgtgctaataatatgcaattttattacaatgattcagtattattaaaagttgatcataagttatatataatatatttgaataattaattatgacttaatgcATCTATATTTACTTATGGGATTAAGAGGAGATCGATATGAATCACAAGGGACATAACTATTCTACTTCTgcgaatttaaaatattgttatttttagtcggctattagtgttttgaactttagtttttttttgtttttttttatgattcccattgacatttctgacaaaaaaaagcCTTGCCACTCCAGACATACATGAAAGTAGTGTTCTCGTTTTTCTACTTTCGATGTAATAAGCTATTTCATTTAgagtattatacttttttatgccTGAAAAACTGAACAGCTTCATTTAACGAGTGCActagtgtatgtatgtacactgCACAAGCCTGGTACTACCTAATAATTGGAACAGAACACAGAACAAAACGCGGAACGGAACGAAAATAGTGGCTGAACGATGTACGAAAAAAGAACAATTGAATGGAACGCTGAACGGAACGCCAAAATAGCAGAAGGCTTATAAGCCttgtccttatttaagactgagaACTACAGTctagtccagtcccacttgttggtccttaaagaagttAAAACCGATCACTCGATGCGTCATTGAGagagttttttcatttattcattattttgttataaaattgaataaattttataacaaagtaGAAATAACATTtgttcgtattatattttttttaaataacatattttggtaaaatatgTGCAATAAAGTTGATACAAGCCATCTACattattaggaaaaaatccAAGGACTATAAGTTAAGGATCGGTCCCTACACCAACAATCCTAAGCTTATAAGGATAGGTCCCAATGATCTATAGTCCTAAGTATGTATAGGACCGGTCCGAAGACTGGACTGGAAAgcataaataaggaccaacacaactcTAATTGTTACCCTGTTAATTGTCGGTGTCTTTTTTATTAGTACACCGCAGGTCATATTTTCCACAATTATAAAGATTGCAATATGCATACCCATTATGAAATGTATAGATATATGAGGAATTAAGGAGAGTGTAAGACTGTTAGCCAGGATCAGCACATTTCGGTAGCGAGAGTAGATTCAAAAggaatttaaagaaattgaaattgtttaaaaaaaagaaaaagaaaataacatatacaGATGAAGATGTTTTATTCATGATCACTACAAAGacaccaaaaatatatgtacaaagggTCGAGAATTAAGCAATTTTCaatataccaatatttttgcaCCGGGGTTTGGTTATCAAAGTTTGTATCGGtatttcaatatatgtttttgcCTAAAAATGTgtcataaaaatgttattttggcAATTTACATGATGGAATTACAGGAACGTACATATCAGGGGTCGGGAACCTATGGCACGCATGTGACTGATGGCACGCTGAGGCACATTCACTGGCCGTCGCAAATTAGAATCTATTCCTGTAGTTTGTGTATGTATTTTACCATTATGGTTGATAGTGGTCCactcattgattaaaaatattgaagttggcactccatgtctcaaacgTTGTCTACCCCtggtatatttgatttattggaATGGCCTTGATCGGACAGCTAGCTCATATCTCCAGATGATTTAGTTAAGAAGTCTgatgaattataaatgaaaagtcATAGCGCAGAAGTTtatgtataacattttttttaaagaacttatGGTGCGCCTGCAATTACTAATCAGTCAACATCAGTTCCCGGTATAACAATAATACCGTTTGTCCGAACGACACTAGTCAAAACAAACTGATTTCCAGAGCCGTATCACTATTATCATATACATTTGGGTTTGTAGTCCAGACATAAGTAATTCACAATTACTTATTACAGTTCGTTAATTAACGTTGTAAATATAGCAACGTTCATGTcctaataattacatataaatttacagagaaaaataaggtatttaacacaacttttatatttaaaacaaaaaaaatcaaaatgtatgaTAATgtagtacatttaaaaaaagtaatattttcttttttggcaggccttgcaaaaatataatataatttgtctaTTTACACTATACATTgtctcaacaaaaataattatatgaaaattgattttcttcttctagTCCATGGATCATAAGTAcacatataaatttaagaacaaaaaaaaattacacattaaATAAGCCCGAATATctcattcaataaaatcaacTTCTATATTTTTCGACTAGATTTGAATATTAAAGGTGTAAAGGAGGAAGAGGAAGAGAGTGACTGGAATCCTACTCCTGAACTGGATGATGATGATGACTTTATTGGGTTAtctggaaaagaaaaatatatacatagattgcATGAAGGAAGTTGTAGTTCAAATGTTGATGTCTAcagaatataatttgttttttttatttttataatatatcacaattatatctatttttgtgTCAGAGGTTATCGATTTGGTTCGGTCCTCGGAACCTATTCTTAGAATTATCAGTAATAGAACAGATGAGCAAAAGAATAAATAACGTTACGTGACATCCTCAAGGACTGAAATGGACCGTACCGAGACTGAAATGAAATGGATGGTACTGTAGTTTTCAGTTCTAACTAAGGACCAAAAGAACACTAATGGTAATCCCTTAACATTAACAACGTCTTGTGGAGATATCACGGTGCTATCTCCTTGGCACAAATTATTGCAGTATACTATTCTGATGTCAACTGTCGACGTCTCTGCTTCCCCTCTCCTAACTagtattttgaaagtaaaatatttgaattataattataccctTTTCAGCTGTGaacacttattaaataaaaatttcatagttgggaagaacTGGCTAACTTATATCAGCTGATTTTTGGCCACTTttccctgtttctttttggaggaaaagttgtgtgatactttttgtaacttttggaaaaagtacaatttttgctCCCCCGTCTGTGTTTGTCCAAAATTgttgcaaatattatatttatttacagaaaaggctttaaaaaatcatcaaaaattccACCTATATCTTCCATCCTCCCTTAATATATACAACACGGCGTAACaccaatatttataatgtattttattgtcaacttTGAATGTTTTGCTTCTTTaccccttatcagtgttctgaaagttaattggttgaattataattaactctTGTTTTGCTATTATCAATTCCCATCATTTATTGAATGCTAATTCGATAGTTGGAAATAATTGTATAACTACAAATTGTTTTTGGGTCTTTCTACTGTTTCTTTTCCtttgaaaggttgcgagatacaataaaagtaaggaCGTGCCcattataagtattttcttcATTAGTAGCTTGCTTATGACTATAGCTAGGTAGGTAAAGTGGTGTCACTTTGCGGATAAGAATTACTATCCAATTTGTGCATACACCATAGAGTAAAATCGTTGTAAAGTATATCTACTACTATTTTCATAGAAACGTCTgacgttacctcgctaacaagAAAAAACACAGTGAAATTTGTTGTTcgctgttgatttttctgcttcttttctctgAATCAAAGTTCTTaacgttgattgtttgaattagaATTAACTCTTGTTAATCTGGGAAAAATTCCAAACAGTTATTAAATGATACTTCTATAATTGAGAAGAACTATCCCATTTAGGATCTTGGGcctttttcctatttattttggaggagaggttgcgtgattcatttatatgtaattgGCGTGCTGGCATTtaatctcagtttttttttctctcgttgTGAGATGAAAGGTTTAGAGATGCAATGAAGATTACTATGtggtatatattaaaaaaattatacaagacgattataatctataataatcCTTCCCACATTGAGATGAGGACAAAGATTCCATTAGTATTAAGCATTTGCGTATCCGACTAATTGAGCATGAATTATCAACATCAATTATAGTTTACTTTAATGCTGTCTTATATTAGTAGTATTTGTCATAGAATCGTTCCGTGTTACTTCAAAGATAGTAAGATACAATGAAAGTGTCACGTTGcttaatatcatatattaaattagttaattaaataaaatagttgttaaaaatgaaaagtcaaaaaaaggtatttaaggTTTAATTACTTATGTTAATGGCATCATTGGGGGTGAAGCGAACGGTCTTCGTAGGTGATGATGTGAAACCAAAAGTGGGTAATGATCGACCTCCAACAACACGTTCTGATTCgccattattttttgaaagagattTCGCAATTTCTTGGGCTATGACTTCAAAGTTCAAGCCTACTTTGTTATTACAGAATTGAGTTGGATTATAGTCCTCATTTGGCTGAAGAGTGacccatttttgaattattttcagaCTCGTACATCCACAGATAATATCTCCTAGACTCCGTTTGAGGATCTCCTTCTTGGCCACGGTTTCTAATCCTCGCACTCGAAGCGCTGAATTTGACTTATGAGTATAAAAGAACCTATCACCATCCTTGAGTCTGGAGAATTGTTCACCAATAATACATGCAAAAGTTGGTCCCACGACACCTCCTCGAACATTGAGCTCTGCAATTCCACCAACGTACAAGTCAATATCGTCTACATTATTGTAAACAGACTCAAGTTGACTCCAATAATCGGATGCCAACTCCTTGGGACGGCGGCTCCAAGATGTGAGGACTTCCAATCCACAGAGTTTTCGGTAGTTGTTATAGCTAGGAATACCATGATCTCGTCCTCTTTGAATATTGATTGCCAATAAATCCTCTCCAAAATTTTGTCGTCGGCTATACATatgtgataaataaataaaattttacagtacagtaaaataatttatttaaagctCTATTAAGAATTCAGTGAGCAGAGGATAGCTATTagggttaattaatttattttcgcTCTAAATCTCTTACCTATTCTTTTGGAAGAGATGATCCGTGACTTCCGTGGTAAAGAAAGCATCACAAGTTTGAGGCTTTTGAGTAATGAGTCCATCAATCATGTTTTCAATAGGGAGAGTGGCTCCTCGAATGGATTGACCATCAAATACTTCCCTTAGTCTCCATAgccaaaatatatcattttttgagttctttgTTTTAGCCACTGTACTGATTCCCCTTTGAGACACAAGTTTAAACATGCCATTAATCATGGAATGTCCAAAGCGATACGCTGCGGTAACAAAGCTGTTAATCATGCCGGCATTAACATTGACACGATATGTCGACTCCTCAGTAACAATgaggttatattttttcatataatctACCCCAAGCACAGTGGGAAGAAATTCTCCGTACACAATATTCTGGAATTCGGCAGCGACTAGCCTCCGTGTCTCTTGATAAATGATTTCATCCTGCAATAAGACacaatgattattttcaaattttatagataattatacAGTGTGTTTAAGCATACGTAcaaccataaataatttttaaatgaccgAGCCTATGAGGCCTAGcctataataatgaaatagatTACTGCTCTTTGTTGGCTCACCCTTGTTGAGTGTGTACGGGTAAAATATTCTATAGAATATTGACCCTTGATAGGTATACACAAAGTCATAAATCACAAACTATTGCATAAATATACTACTCACCGTTCGCAACTCTACAGGCAAATATTTCTTGAGTCCTCTGGCAATCTTATTATGCTCTCTTAGAAAGATGACATGCATTGATGATAAAAAGGGATGTTCATTGACACGATTGTCTCCAGCCACAAAATCAGATTCCTTTTCTGGACGTAGGAGTCTCGTATTTGGGCGAAGATTTAATTGAACTTTAGTTGGGAGTTGATCATTATCCGGATTCACATGTAGTCTACCATctgcaaatttaaaatatatgtgaatatgatgtaaatcgtgattttatttaacatatgacccatcaacacaaaagcaaactataatgattttcctcaaaattgagtggAGATTACATTTCCATTCTTCCACAAATGATCGCCAATGTTTAtacacaaattattcttattcatcCTTTGGTTGTGACGCAAATTGGACTCTCATAGTAATGAATGTGTATCTTACCAACaacataatgataaattgacaatttttatggTTATGGACAtgtttttcaccaaaaaaaaaaaaaaaggttctaaactaacgattggtccattaaaatccaaacactttgagttttaaacttcaacaagatataatttattaattaacaatagaattgtaacaaaatgaatactataaataaatgtgtctCTAAGCTCACTTAGTCAATAATGTAGCCTTCCCTTAGCAGTAGTGAAGACTTCCAGGCAGCAGTGGAAGACCTGGCACCAGCTGCAGCTGTTGCCCCCTGTCATGGCgccccagtgctggctgacagtggatttgaggTCCTCGGTGtgtggatgacagacactgcaggtcttCATTTTTGGTGCATGTAGAGGGGGTTAGAATCAGGGTTGTAGGggccaaaaaagagttcaaaagagtcttacaacggaggagatgggtgtCTTTCATTCCTGGCGTCTCCACTCTGGACAGTCGGGcgtgaaactccgagatctcttgcatggaccctcatgaacttgaagggattgacctgggctgttttctttaacaccTCTGGGCCCAGTTTGCCCTTTTCAACAGAGTCTTATCTCATTTCCACCATTTTTGACTTActgatggcgtagacggtggttctgtagacgcccaactgcttcgAATGCGccaatataaatttgttgattacgatcaagtgtatttttttagacttgtacgtaagctatagAGCTCAAGTTTATTGCGTTGCATGactaattatttttgctttaatacatcgaaatatgcattaatttcaatcaggtcagccttcattaattattgaactactaagtggtcagattttaatggaccacacgGTATaacgtaataaaaaaaaattttttttttttttgctttttgttcaagattgcttttatgttcGCACATCGTATATGTACTTACCCTTATATGTCCTTAGAACAGCAGCCATTGTTTGATCAGAGCCGTATATATGTGAGGCATCCACATACGAAGTGAGTATGTTGTATTGCTCCCTTATAATGGTTCCACAAACATGATGAGATCTTAATAAATTAAGGCATTGGGCAGAGGAATTCACCCAGGAATAAAAACGATCTGGACTTGGGATAGGAATGGTAAAGCAGTCATCTCTTTGTACCTCAGACTCACAACAATCCGTCGACTCTGCATATTTATATAGACGTAAAGTaggaaatcaaataaaaaaaaacattgtttgcACTAccgcaaatatatatataagtatgcaGGTAAAATGGTTTGAACAGTAAAAACACATTAAAGGTAAATGAAATACGAAGaagaatatttaatgaatatgaaTCCTTACCATCTTTAGGAGCGAGACTCAAATCATGATCTAAAAACTGTCCAAACTGCATCACCATGTGCGTAAAACGATGATCGGGTTTGTCATTATCAGGATGATTTCTTTGCGAGATCCACCTAGGATTTGGTAATGCAGATGGATGCCTTCCTCCTCTTGGTATACTTCTTCGATCTTGATATGCATCCGGTATTAGACGGTTGAATGTTGAACCGGTAGAGCCCCATTctgaattatgaatattattacaCCTTCCGGATATGGTTCTGTAGCGAGCATTCTCATCACATCGACGTGGCTCGTCAATGGGCCGggatttaataaaacaatttcctAATGAGCCTGAAAgagattgaaaatatttttactatttttttttgtatgacagCGTGAACCTTTCCTTTCaggaaatgttaaaaaaaagaagggtttTACACTAACATATGATCCTACAACTGCATACAATCATGTTATTTATGaaagaaacaacaaatatttattgacaagcAAGTTTCGGGTTATAAGTCTCATAATGACATTGTTGGGCTTGGTAACGTcactttttataactatttggGGTTTTAGAAACGAAGAAGAATTATACAGAATGAAGGAGACATTTTCTATTTGCCAAATGACACTTTTACacttgtaattatatttatttaacgttAATTACTTGAAATCCCttagataataaaaagtattttgttggaagaacatatttataaaggcaaatattttaatagaaataaaattatttacactcTATAGGTTACACACataggttttttttgtgtgtgtaaatTATATCCGTGGGTTACTACATCTATCATGCGTGTACAGATATACGTGCTataaaatccagaaaatttaaggataatgttaattataattcattatccAAAACTAAtacagcaattcacaaatcctTTCTTCTTACATCCAAAGGTCGATGGTAAAGTCTACCCCCTCCAGCTTTAACCAGAGCCTTCAACCTGGCACAGGCATTGATGAGGAATTCCTTGTCCTTGTTGGCCATTttcaagattttcaaaaaattcaagtaaaaattcctttattgtaaggggggctacagccctccaTCCCACCCTCCGGAAGACGCCTCcgataatatgtaaaaatacttAGAAATATACTGCTGGATCACACAGGATAGATGTGGTAATCCACTTTAATCCCAATGATTATTTCGATGCGCATAGAAGATTAGGATacctttgtgtatttatgatttgttttaaaaaagtggTCCAGCAAGCCATAGatctcataaatataaattacgtAACAAAGGCTACCTCAAATGATGCAAACAAGACAATGTGTCAATTAAGCCAAGGATACTAGAGACTcctcaaattcattttaactatttttttatcttttgtagatttgattgtttttttgtttttttttcaattttagaacGTCTCAAATAATGATGAAGAACGAGCGTAAAAAGCTTACTCAATTCTATCTAGGAAAATATAGAGTTACCTTTGTTGTGTCAGACGTCGATTTTCCTCCGTTTTCTTTTTGGGACGTTGATGTATTGAATTAGAATGATCCCTTTTTAAGCCGTGAACTATTCCAAacaataatctatattaatacagtaaagtttgtctgtatgaaaAACAATAACGGTGGGCACTGTATATAGCTCTCCCTAATGTATattatcaacatattttgatcgaagaaataacaatgtagtcatattaatggaATATCCCAGgtacaatatacaatattatgatTCCTATGGATTTTCAGTAGatgttaaaatttgtatataatataaaggcTGATATGTAAAAAGAGTTAATTATCGCAGGCGTCTTGTAGGGAGCATACGGATATCACTGGCTTCTTTTTCTGTTAGTAAGctctctagagactaaagtactaaTCAGTCATCTCaacatattacatttattttgtgtcagactataattatttttctaacattcttgaggagaaaacacaTATGAAGATATAAGTAGTTGCGTATGAGTGTACTCTTGAAACACAAAGAGCTacactatattattaaagcaaaatttatcttttagtcGATTTTAGTTGAGAAGAGTTGACTATCAAATACCAACTTATTTTGGGTCTTATCTCCAGATAATTCTTACTGAAGgagaggttgcgtgatataacgCAAAGTAACATCGCGCAGTCTTTCTCTTCAGTAGTCCTCGATTAAGCACATGCATGTACCGGTTGGAaccttgaaacttacacacttggaaagaaagaagaaaatactctcccattctttaattatgcattttacaaaaatctctatcaatctttttctgatacataacCAATGTAAAATTCATGTATTCTATTCTCCCACCTTTGGCCTAACAGATTTCGACACGCCTCTTACTAAAAGAGATGTAAGCCTCACCTCGTCCACGGAGGCCTTAATGGCTTCAACTTTGGGATGAAAGATGCTACAGGTCCTCTTTTTGATGTACAGCAACAAAGGAAAGTCGAGCAGATTGACCATGATATCCATGCTCTtaatatgagatgaggataatgagtggtgtATAATTCTAAACGGGGGGACttaaggcacatttatatcgacaaatctgacaagccatctgtttctcgtccggtaagtattttcaaattccTCCAGAATGTATGTTGGCCACATTCTCTTGTCCCAGAAAGATATGTTGTTGGCTAAGAAGCTCTGAGTAATTTTCTAAGCGTGAGAGGGGAACCCATCTTTCTTAAAGACAACGTTGCCGTCGGGGAAATTTGCTGGACCCAGGAGAGCATTTTGATGGAGTCCTTGAGTGCATCCGCATTAATTATGGGCTTTATTACTTAGCTTTCCTCCCTCTCTGTGATATTGTTGTAGTCTAGCCTCTTCTGACCATTGCAGATGGTAGTATGAGCCATTTCCATCAACCTGGACAACTCTGTTGGAGTGTGACCCACACGAAGAAGAGTTGTTATCCAATGCATTGATTTCATACAAAGACTTTTCTTGTCCTTATTTGAGAAACTCGAGATACATGGCTACCCGTACAGTTGCAGATATTTCTAATTTCCTTACACAGAAccctctcaaatcaatataaattttgattatagtgtataaatttcaagtttccacctgGTACATTATCAACCCACTATTCGTAGAATACATATGAGTTGAGATGATTGGAAAGCCTATTTTAgcaatttacatacatacatatatggtaATGATGAGAATGCCGGTATATTCTCCGAGTTCACGGAGTTTGACCTTAGATGATTACTCGTGGTTTGTTTTCAATAGATCATCATACACCTTT is part of the Lepeophtheirus salmonis chromosome 7, UVic_Lsal_1.4, whole genome shotgun sequence genome and harbors:
- the LOC121121371 gene encoding salivary peroxidase/catechol oxidase encodes the protein MKYHSEYREFSPSLLSFLIIVTSLLHTSSGQEGSLGNCFIKSRPIDEPRRCDENARYRTISGRCNNIHNSEWGSTGSTFNRLIPDAYQDRRSIPRGGRHPSALPNPRWISQRNHPDNDKPDHRFTHMVMQFGQFLDHDLSLAPKDESTDCCESEVQRDDCFTIPIPSPDRFYSWVNSSAQCLNLLRSHHVCGTIIREQYNILTSYVDASHIYGSDQTMAAVLRTYKDGRLHVNPDNDQLPTKVQLNLRPNTRLLRPEKESDFVAGDNRVNEHPFLSSMHVIFLREHNKIARGLKKYLPVELRTDEIIYQETRRLVAAEFQNIVYGEFLPTVLGVDYMKKYNLIVTEESTYRVNVNAGMINSFVTAAYRFGHSMINGMFKLVSQRGISTVAKTKNSKNDIFWLWRLREVFDGQSIRGATLPIENMIDGLITQKPQTCDAFFTTEVTDHLFQKNSRRQNFGEDLLAINIQRGRDHGIPSYNNYRKLCGLEVLTSWSRRPKELASDYWSQLESVYNNVDDIDLYVGGIAELNVRGGVVGPTFACIIGEQFSRLKDGDRFFYTHKSNSALRVRGLETVAKKEILKRSLGDIICGCTSLKIIQKWVTLQPNEDYNPTQFCNNKVGLNFEVIAQEIAKSLSKNNGESERVVGGRSLPTFGFTSSPTKTVRFTPNDAININNPIKSSSSSSSGVGFQSLSSSSSFTPLIFKSSRKI